The Populus trichocarpa isolate Nisqually-1 chromosome 2, P.trichocarpa_v4.1, whole genome shotgun sequence genome has a window encoding:
- the LOC7466435 gene encoding magnesium dechelatase SGRL, chloroplastic isoform X1 — protein sequence MACHCAHYAFSPSPHMRYFSINNITKLSSKVTKPTVLSSIDNSRASYNTLVSEAVRLLGPPAKFEASKLKVVLMGEEMNQYSAIIPRTYILSHCDFTADLTLIISNVINLDQLRGWYSKDDVVVEWKKLEGQLALHAHCYVSGPNLLLDLAAEFRYHIFSKEMPLVSVLVCNSLCTSELFGQIFGLLHTLVLFSTISKVCSSQVLEAVLDGDAALFTKHPELKDSLVWVYFHSRLPKYNRLECWGPLKDAAQGRPRDQRGFSVASKASSRISRKSG from the exons ATGGCCTGTCATTGTGCTCACTACGCCTTCTCACCATCACCACACATGCGATATTTCTCCATCAACAACATCACCAAGCTATCATCTAAAGTGACCAAACCTACCGTTCTTTCCTCCATTGACAACAGCAGGGCTTCCTATAACACATTGGTCTCCGAG GCAGTTAGACTTTTGGGTCCTCCAGCAAAATTTGAAGCTTCAAAGCTGAAAGTTGTCTTGATGGGCGAAGAGATGAATCAATACTCTGCGATCATCCCTCGAACCTATATCTTGTCTCATTGTGACTTCACAGCAGACCTAACCTTaatcatctccaatgtcatcaACCTAGATCAG CTAAGAGGTTGGTATAGCAAGGATGATGTGGTTGTTGAATGGAAGAAACTAGAAGGACAATTGGCTCTGCATGCCCATTGCTATGTGAGCGGTCCCAATCTCTTGTTAGACCTTGCCGCTGAGTTCAGATACCACATATTCTCAAAGGAAATGCCTTTGGTAAGTGTTCTCGTGTGCAATTCCTTGTGTACTTCAGAATTATTTGGACAAATCTTTGGGCTATTGCATACACTAGTACTCTTCTCCACCATTTCTAAGGTATGTTCAAGTCAGGTACTTGAAGCTGTGTTAGATGGAGATGCGGCACTTTTCACAAAACATCCTGAGCTAAAGGATTCTTTAGTTTGGGTATATTTCCATTCTAGATTACCCAAGTACAACCGATTGGAGTGTTGGGGGCCATTGAAGGATGCTGCTCAG GGGCGACCACGGGATCAGCGAGGTTTTTCTGTGGCGAGCAAGGCTAGTTCACGTATTTCAAGAAAGTCGGGATGA
- the LOC7466435 gene encoding magnesium dechelatase SGRL, chloroplastic isoform X2 produces the protein MACHCAHYAFSPSPHMRYFSINNITKLSSKVTKPTVLSSIDNSRASYNTLVSEAVRLLGPPAKFEASKLKVVLMGEEMNQYSAIIPRTYILSHCDFTADLTLIISNVINLDQLRGWYSKDDVVVEWKKLEGQLALHAHCYVSGPNLLLDLAAEFRYHIFSKEMPLVLEAVLDGDAALFTKHPELKDSLVWVYFHSRLPKYNRLECWGPLKDAAQGRPRDQRGFSVASKASSRISRKSG, from the exons ATGGCCTGTCATTGTGCTCACTACGCCTTCTCACCATCACCACACATGCGATATTTCTCCATCAACAACATCACCAAGCTATCATCTAAAGTGACCAAACCTACCGTTCTTTCCTCCATTGACAACAGCAGGGCTTCCTATAACACATTGGTCTCCGAG GCAGTTAGACTTTTGGGTCCTCCAGCAAAATTTGAAGCTTCAAAGCTGAAAGTTGTCTTGATGGGCGAAGAGATGAATCAATACTCTGCGATCATCCCTCGAACCTATATCTTGTCTCATTGTGACTTCACAGCAGACCTAACCTTaatcatctccaatgtcatcaACCTAGATCAG CTAAGAGGTTGGTATAGCAAGGATGATGTGGTTGTTGAATGGAAGAAACTAGAAGGACAATTGGCTCTGCATGCCCATTGCTATGTGAGCGGTCCCAATCTCTTGTTAGACCTTGCCGCTGAGTTCAGATACCACATATTCTCAAAGGAAATGCCTTTG GTACTTGAAGCTGTGTTAGATGGAGATGCGGCACTTTTCACAAAACATCCTGAGCTAAAGGATTCTTTAGTTTGGGTATATTTCCATTCTAGATTACCCAAGTACAACCGATTGGAGTGTTGGGGGCCATTGAAGGATGCTGCTCAG GGGCGACCACGGGATCAGCGAGGTTTTTCTGTGGCGAGCAAGGCTAGTTCACGTATTTCAAGAAAGTCGGGATGA
- the LOC7467848 gene encoding probable methyltransferase PMT24: MPMGKYSRVDGRKSSNYCSTTTVVVFVALCLVGAWMFISSSVPVQNSDPSSQENVKRVAGENISKHFEDIPGDLPEDATKEDGNAVDSQSASQSDVHDDPKVTEKESESTVEDNKDENRDEKAESKNVVEENQDGKTVSEEERKMETENNEDGKTEDRELNSSDKESNSEAGETQAQGNEANESDQTESEESSGENKSKSDDGEKNPDSGENANENNQEGAIENNVDSQENDQTSIEILPAGTQSELLNETNTRNGAWSTQVVESQNEKISQQSSIAKDQYGHGWKLCNVTAGPAYVPCLDNWYVIRRLPSTKHYEHRERHCPQEAPTCLVPIPEGYRRSVKWPKSREKIWFYNVPNTKLAEVKGHQNWVKVAGEYLTFPGGGTQFKHGALHYIDFIQDSHPDIAWGKRSRVILDVGCGVASFGGYLLEKDVLAMSFAPKDEHEAQVQFALERGIPAMLAVMGTKRLPFPNSVFDLVHCARCRVPWHIEGGKLLLELNRVLRPGGYFVWSATPVYRKRPEDVGIWKAMSKLTKSMCWDLVVIKTDTLNGVGAAIYRKPTSNDCYNNRPQNEPPLCKESDDPNAAWNVLLEACMHKVPVDASVRGSHWPEQWPKRLEKPPYWLNSQVGVYGKAAAEDFAADYKHWKNVVSQSYLNGIGINWSSVRNIMDMRAVYGGFAAALKDLKVWVMNIVPIDSADTLPMIYERGLFGMYHDWCESFNTYPRTYDLLHADHLFSSLKKRCNLVAVIAEVDRILRPEGKLIVRDNVEIIGEIESLAKSLKWEIRMIYSKDNEGLLCVQKTTWRPTESETITSAIIQA; this comes from the exons ATGCCTATGGGAAAATATTCCCGTGTTGATGGGAGGAAGTCATCCAACTACTGTTCTACAACCACTGTGGTTGTGTTTGTTGCTTTGTGTTTAGTTGGGGCTTGGATGTTTATCTCATCATCTGTTCCAGTTCAAAACTCAGACCCATCATCCCAAGAGAATGTGAAACGAGTGGCTGGTGAAAATATTTCTAAGCATTTTGAAGACATTCCTGGTGATTTACCGGAGGATGCAACAAAAGAAGATGGCAATGCTGTTGATTCTCAAAGTGCTAGCCAATCTGATGTCCATGATGACCCAAAGGTGACTGAAAAAGAGAGTGAAAGTACTGTTGAGGATAACAAAGATGAGAACAGGGATGAGAAGGCCGAGTCTAAGAATGTGGTAGAAGAAAACCAGGATGGGAAGACTGTTTCTGAAGAGGAACGAAAGATGGAGACTGAAAATAATGAGGATGGAAAAACAGAGGATAGAGAGTTGAATTCAAGTGATAAAGAATCAAATTCAGAAGCTGGAGAGACCCAAGCTCAAGGCAATGAAGCAAATGAAAGCGATCAAACAGAATCAGAGGAGAGCTCAGGTGAAAATAAATCCAAGTCAGATGATGGGGAGAAGAACCCAGACTCAGGGGAGAATGCAAATGAAAATAACCAGGAAGGTGCTATTGAGAATAACGTGGATAGTCAAGAGAATGATCAAACTTCCATTGAGATTTTACCTGCTGGCACACAGTCAGAACTTCTAAATGAAACCAATACTCGAAATGGGGCTTGGTCGACTCAAGTGGTGGAGTCACAGAATGAGAAGATATCTCAACAATCTTCAATAGCTAAGGATCAATATGGTCATGGATGGAAACTTTGTAATGTCACTGCTGGACCAGCCTATGTTCCTTGCCTTGATAATTGGTACGTTATAAGAAGGCTTCCAAGCACAAAGCACTATGAACATCGAGAGAGGCACTGTCCTCAAGAAGCTCCCACTTGTTTGGTACCCATACCTGAAGGATATAGACGCTCAGTTAAGTGGCCTAAAAGCAGGGAAAAG ATATGGTTCTATAATGTCCCTAACACCAAGCTTGCCGAGGTTAAGGGGCATCAGAATTGGGTTAAAGTTGCTGGTGAATATCTTACTTTTCCAGGTGGTGGAACTCAGTTCAAGCATGGTGCTCTTCATTATATTGATTTCATTCAGGAT TCTCATCCTGATATTGCATGGGGAAAAAGAAGCCGAGTGATATTGGATGTTGGGTGTGGGGTGGCAAGCTTTGGAGGTTATCTTTTGGAAAAAGATGTTCTTGCAATGTCATTTGCTCCCAAGGATGAACATGAAGCCCAGGTTCAATTTGCACTTGAAAGGGGTATCCCTGCGATGTTGGCTGTTATGGGCACAAAGAGATTACCCTTTCCTAATTCTGTTTTTGATCTTGTTCATTGTGCACGCTGTAGGGTTCCTTGGCACATTGAAG GTGGTAAACTTCTTTTGGAGCTGAATCGGGTGTTGAGGCCTGGTGGTTACTTTGTCTGGTCTGCCACCCCAGTTTATCGAAAGCGTCCAGAAGATGTGGGCATTTGGAAAG CAATGTCCAAACTAACAAAGTCAATGTGCTGGGATCTGGTGGTGATTAAAACGGACACGCTAAATGGTGTTGGTGCAGCAATATATAGAAAGCCAACTTCCAATGACTGCTATAATAATAGACCGCAAAATGAGCCTCCACTGTGCAAAGAATCTGATGATCCAAATGCAGCGTG GAATGTCCTGCTCGAGGCATGTATGCATAAAGTGCCTGTAGATGCGTCAGTGCGTGGGTCTCATTGGCCTGAGCAATGGCCAAAACGGCTGGAGAAACCACCATACTGGTTGAATTCTCAGGTTGGAGTTTATGGTAAAGCTGCTGCAGAGGATTTTGCTGCTGACTATAAACATTGGAAAAATGTTGTCTCCCAGTCTTATTTGAATGGGATAGGAATCAACTGGTCTTCTGTGAGAAATATCATGGACATGAGAGCTGTATATGGAGG GTTTGCTGCGGCACTGAAAGACTTGAAAGTGTGGGTTATGAATATAGTCCCAATTGACTCTGCAGACACGCTTCCAATGATCTATGAGCGTGGTTTGTTTGGAATGTATCATGATTGGTGTGAATCATTCAATACCTATCCTAGAACTTATGATCTTCTCCATGCTGATCATCTCTTCTCCAGTCTAAAAAAGAG GTGCAACTTAGTGGCAGTAATAGCAGAAGTTGATCGGATCCTGAGGCCAGAAGGAAAGCTGATTGTGCGTGACAATGTTGAAATCATTGGTGAGATTGAGAG